The following are encoded in a window of Bradyrhizobium guangdongense genomic DNA:
- a CDS encoding TonB-dependent receptor codes for MGLAVAPRSLRTIAARNSFDDKFDGNSGKTVSAVAGLIAVASLSSGAQAQQSALPPVNIDAPVERPRPSASKPTPEQVRARNALRRVAQRQQAQQQAAAAPAPAGAVDRNPYADPAAPYKVDHVQASGKFPEPMLNTPKTITVLSKEVLEDKNATTLKEIGRSTAGVTLGSGEGGNAFGDRFFIRGFDARNDVFIDGIRDPAVSIRENFFTEQIEILRGPASSYAGRGTAGGAINIVTKQAGDVNFKRMDTEFGTDRTKRVTLDVNQVIDPTFSVRTGGLFQDANVAGRNYVTDDRWGTFLSTKYTPTNDIKITTNYVHTDLSGLPDFGVPYYKQGNVPVTSAGIPRGTWYGFLNRDFQTARQDFGTATAEYKVNEAITLSSKVRGEHSLLNYIGTLPQNPVTTSLNPLLWTTTASAQSRYQTVDVWANQNEATFKLDTGGVKHTAVFGVEYTNENVSIDRYSGLTSELAGSPFTSSGAVSGVNLYSPQYTYLGGFGTPSLTGNPTRYGVNTSSVYVMDTANWQDTIILNGGVRYDGYNMSSSTNSAYLKMNSDLVNYNVGLVYKPISIGSLYAAYATSANPFGSELDATGTDYGGVPANTAVLLGPERNKAVELGTKWELADRHLLVSGALFQTTKDNARETVNNVLTSGAAYRIQGIDIEAEGKITDRWSIFGGLVLMQSKVTQSGVASNIGLQLANVVHQSFSMLTKYKFDGDWEVGGQAVYRSKVYGGTFAANTGNELPSYWRFDAFVEKKIDKNWTMKFYAQNLTNKLYYDTLYRSAVPFVAVAPGRAFYLTTTAKF; via the coding sequence ATGGGGCTGGCGGTGGCTCCGCGGTCGTTGCGTACGATCGCGGCAAGGAATTCATTTGACGACAAGTTCGACGGCAATTCCGGAAAGACGGTATCAGCCGTTGCCGGCCTGATCGCGGTGGCGTCGCTGTCGAGCGGTGCGCAGGCGCAGCAGTCGGCCCTGCCACCGGTGAATATCGATGCGCCGGTCGAGCGCCCGCGTCCATCTGCCTCGAAGCCGACACCGGAGCAGGTCCGCGCACGCAACGCGCTTCGCCGCGTTGCGCAGCGCCAGCAGGCGCAGCAGCAGGCCGCCGCCGCGCCGGCTCCGGCCGGCGCGGTCGACCGCAATCCCTATGCCGATCCGGCCGCGCCCTACAAAGTCGATCACGTCCAGGCCTCCGGCAAGTTTCCCGAACCGATGCTGAACACGCCGAAGACGATCACGGTGCTCAGCAAGGAAGTGCTCGAGGACAAGAACGCGACGACGCTGAAGGAGATCGGGCGCTCGACCGCCGGCGTGACGCTGGGATCGGGCGAGGGCGGCAACGCCTTCGGCGACCGCTTCTTCATTCGCGGCTTCGATGCGCGCAACGACGTCTTCATCGACGGCATCCGCGATCCCGCCGTGTCGATACGTGAGAATTTCTTCACAGAGCAGATCGAGATCCTGCGCGGGCCGGCATCATCCTATGCCGGACGCGGCACCGCCGGGGGCGCCATCAACATCGTCACCAAGCAGGCCGGCGACGTCAACTTCAAGCGAATGGACACCGAGTTCGGCACCGACAGGACCAAGCGCGTGACGCTCGACGTCAACCAGGTCATCGATCCCACGTTCTCGGTGCGCACCGGCGGCCTGTTTCAGGACGCCAATGTCGCCGGCCGCAACTACGTCACCGACGATCGCTGGGGCACGTTCCTGTCGACCAAGTATACCCCGACCAACGACATCAAGATCACGACCAACTACGTCCACACCGATCTCAGCGGCCTGCCGGATTTTGGCGTGCCCTATTACAAGCAGGGCAATGTGCCGGTGACGTCGGCCGGCATTCCGCGTGGAACCTGGTACGGCTTCCTCAACCGCGATTTCCAGACCGCGCGGCAGGATTTCGGCACGGCCACGGCGGAATACAAGGTCAACGAGGCCATCACGTTGAGCAGCAAGGTGCGTGGTGAGCATTCGCTCCTCAACTATATCGGTACGCTGCCGCAGAACCCGGTAACGACCAGCCTCAATCCGCTGCTCTGGACTACGACCGCGAGCGCGCAGAGCCGCTACCAGACCGTGGACGTGTGGGCCAACCAGAACGAGGCCACGTTCAAGCTGGACACGGGCGGGGTCAAGCACACCGCGGTGTTCGGCGTCGAGTACACCAACGAGAACGTTTCGATCGACCGCTACTCCGGCCTGACTTCGGAGCTGGCCGGCTCGCCCTTCACGAGCAGTGGAGCGGTCTCTGGCGTCAATCTCTACTCGCCCCAGTATACCTATCTTGGTGGCTTCGGCACGCCGTCACTGACGGGCAATCCGACCCGCTATGGCGTCAACACCAGCAGCGTCTACGTCATGGACACCGCGAACTGGCAGGACACCATCATCCTGAACGGTGGCGTCCGTTACGACGGCTACAACATGAGCTCGTCGACCAACTCCGCGTATCTGAAAATGAATTCGGATCTGGTCAACTACAATGTCGGGCTGGTCTACAAGCCGATCTCGATCGGCAGCCTCTACGCGGCCTATGCTACCTCGGCCAATCCGTTTGGCTCGGAGCTCGACGCGACCGGCACCGATTACGGCGGCGTACCCGCCAACACGGCGGTCCTGCTCGGACCGGAGCGCAACAAGGCGGTTGAACTCGGTACCAAATGGGAGCTGGCGGATCGCCACCTCCTGGTCAGCGGTGCGCTGTTCCAGACTACCAAGGACAACGCGCGCGAGACGGTAAACAACGTGCTGACTTCGGGCGCGGCCTACAGAATCCAGGGAATCGATATCGAGGCGGAGGGCAAGATCACCGATCGTTGGAGCATCTTCGGCGGCCTGGTGCTGATGCAGTCAAAGGTCACACAGAGCGGCGTCGCCTCCAATATCGGTCTGCAGCTTGCCAACGTCGTCCACCAGTCATTCAGCATGTTGACCAAGTACAAGTTCGACGGCGATTGGGAAGTCGGTGGGCAGGCGGTGTACCGCTCCAAGGTCTACGGCGGCACGTTCGCGGCCAACACCGGCAACGAGCTGCCGAGCTACTGGCGCTTCGATGCGTTCGTCGAAAAGAAGATCGACAAGAACTGGACCATGAAGTTCTACGCGCAGAACCTCACCAACAAGCTCTACTACGACACGCTCTATCGTAGCGCCGTGCCGTTCGTTGCGGTCGCGCCGGGGCGGGCCTTCTATCTGACCACCACGGCCAAGTTCTGA
- a CDS encoding efflux RND transporter periplasmic adaptor subunit: MKKSRPVLWIVIIAAVAGGGYYGWQRFQAFEAAKAQAAQKGAPRVAAVPVSISPVQKADFPVYLTGLGTVQGFNTVQVRTRVDGQIDKIAFTEGQMVKQGDLLVEIDPRPFQAALDQAKAKKAQDEANLANANLDLQRYTKLGEFATRQQTDTQRSTVAQLTAQIAADEAAIANAQTQLDYTQVKSPITGVAGLRQVDIGNIVNASNQTGIVTIAQVEPITVIFTAPEDQLPYISEGQKSGELKVIAFTTDGKKTLAEGKLAVINNQVDTTSGTIRLKAVFDNREHTLWPGQSVSTRLLVRTLRDATIVPDDAVQHSTDGLYAYTVSQDNKAEVRKIKVSYSIDGRSVVDEGLSPGQQVITGGQYKVQPGSLVSTTVASSDPAQKNKVQQE; the protein is encoded by the coding sequence ATGAAAAAGTCACGGCCGGTCCTCTGGATTGTCATCATCGCAGCCGTGGCCGGTGGCGGCTATTACGGCTGGCAGCGATTCCAGGCGTTCGAGGCCGCAAAAGCTCAAGCCGCACAGAAGGGTGCACCGCGCGTTGCCGCGGTGCCCGTCAGCATCTCGCCGGTCCAGAAGGCGGATTTTCCGGTCTACCTGACCGGCCTCGGCACGGTGCAGGGCTTCAACACCGTACAAGTCCGAACCCGGGTGGACGGCCAGATCGACAAGATTGCCTTCACCGAAGGCCAAATGGTCAAGCAGGGCGATCTCCTGGTCGAGATCGATCCGCGGCCGTTCCAGGCCGCGCTTGATCAAGCCAAGGCGAAGAAGGCGCAGGACGAGGCCAATCTCGCCAACGCCAATCTCGATCTTCAGCGCTACACCAAGCTTGGTGAATTCGCGACGCGTCAGCAGACCGACACGCAGCGCTCCACCGTTGCCCAGCTCACCGCGCAAATCGCCGCCGACGAAGCCGCGATCGCCAACGCCCAGACCCAGCTGGACTACACCCAAGTCAAATCGCCGATCACGGGTGTCGCCGGCCTGCGTCAGGTCGACATCGGCAACATCGTCAATGCGTCGAACCAAACCGGTATCGTCACGATTGCGCAGGTCGAGCCGATCACGGTGATCTTCACCGCGCCCGAGGATCAGTTGCCTTATATCAGCGAGGGTCAGAAGTCGGGCGAGCTCAAGGTGATCGCGTTCACCACCGACGGCAAGAAGACGCTGGCCGAAGGCAAGCTCGCCGTCATCAACAATCAGGTCGATACGACCAGCGGAACGATCCGGCTCAAGGCGGTGTTCGATAACCGGGAGCATACGCTTTGGCCCGGACAATCGGTGTCGACGCGCCTTCTGGTCCGGACGTTGAGGGACGCGACTATCGTTCCCGACGATGCGGTCCAGCATTCGACCGACGGCCTCTACGCTTATACCGTCAGTCAGGACAACAAGGCTGAGGTTCGGAAGATCAAGGTCAGCTACTCCATCGACGGCCGTTCGGTTGTCGACGAAGGATTGAGCCCCGGCCAGCAAGTCATCACCGGCGGCCAGTACAAGGTACAGCCCGGCAGTCTCGTTTCAACGACCGTCGCGAGTTCGGATCCGGCCCAGAAGAACAAGGTTCAGCAGGAATGA
- a CDS encoding multidrug efflux RND transporter permease subunit — MTEGGISAPFIRYPIGTSLLMAGILFVGLVAYPLLPVAPLPQVDFPTIQVTANLPGGSPETMASSVAQPLERQFAQIPGIAQMTSTSYLGTASVTIQFDLNRSIDGAANDVQGAINAASGQLPKNLPSPPTYRKVNPADSPILLLSATSDTLPLTSVSDAVDAQLAQQISQISGVAQVIIGGQQKPAIRVQIDPAKLVAKGLSLEDVRSQIGITTVDSPKGNIDGEKRAYTIYANDQLTQSKDWNDVIIAYRNGGPLRIRDVGQAVTGPEDAKQAAWANGKRGVFLVVFKQPGANVIETVDKIKATLPRLVAAIPPAIKIELMSDRTQTIRAAVEDVQFTLLLTIFLVVMVIFIFLRSFWATVIPTITVPLALLGACSLMWVFGYTLDNLSLMALTIAVGFVVDDAIVMLENISRYVEEGEAPMAAAFRGAKEIGFTIVSISISLVAVLIPLLLMGGIIGRLFREFAVVLAMTIFVSMIVSLTLTPMMASRFLRAHGEVQHGRFYQWSERAFDAMLRGYEHILDIALSWKRTTLLIFFATLALSVYLFVLIPKGFFPQQDNGLITATSEASQDISFAAMKERQEALAKIIQADPAVASVAMAIGGSGRAGNNGNLFITLKPRNDRDASAQQVIGRLRPQLEKVPGARLYMQAAQDVRLGGRPTRTQFEFTLQDADLSELNEWAPKILAKMQTLPELRDVATDQQTQGTTVQLKINRDTASRYGIQPQLIDDTLYDAFGQRQVTQYFTQLNTYKVILEILPEMQGNLDSLNKLYLKSPLTGDQVPLSTFATWTTDPVRPLSISHQGQFPAITISFNLAPDIALGQATQAVQKAMADLGAPATLNSSFQGTAQAFQQSLGTVPLLILAALVVVYLILGILYESYIHPITILSTLPSAGVGALAILMAAGFDFSLIALIGIILLIGIVKKNGIMMVDFAIAAERDEHKTPEESIRQAALLRFRPIMMTTMAALLGGVPLMLGHGTGAEIRQPLGYAMVGGLIVSQALTLFTTPVVYLYLDKFSNLFKGSSTENEGHDTAGHRTVKEAAE, encoded by the coding sequence ATGACCGAAGGCGGGATTTCGGCACCTTTCATCCGTTATCCCATCGGCACATCGCTGCTGATGGCCGGCATTCTGTTTGTCGGCCTGGTCGCCTATCCCCTGCTGCCGGTCGCGCCGCTGCCGCAGGTGGACTTCCCGACCATCCAAGTCACGGCCAATCTGCCCGGCGGCAGCCCGGAGACCATGGCTTCGTCGGTGGCGCAGCCGCTGGAGCGGCAATTTGCGCAGATCCCCGGCATCGCGCAGATGACCTCGACGAGCTATCTCGGCACCGCGTCGGTCACCATCCAGTTCGACCTCAACCGCAGCATCGACGGCGCAGCGAACGACGTGCAGGGCGCGATCAACGCCGCCAGCGGCCAGTTGCCGAAAAACCTGCCCTCGCCGCCGACCTATCGCAAGGTCAATCCGGCGGACTCTCCGATCCTGCTTCTATCCGCCACCTCAGACACGCTGCCGCTGACCAGCGTCAGCGACGCGGTCGACGCGCAGCTTGCCCAGCAGATCAGTCAGATCTCCGGCGTCGCACAGGTCATCATTGGCGGTCAGCAGAAGCCGGCCATCCGCGTCCAGATCGATCCGGCCAAGCTCGTCGCCAAGGGCTTGTCACTGGAGGACGTGCGGAGCCAGATCGGGATCACGACGGTCGATAGCCCCAAGGGCAACATCGACGGCGAGAAGCGCGCTTATACGATCTACGCCAACGACCAGCTCACGCAGTCAAAGGACTGGAACGACGTCATCATCGCCTATCGCAACGGCGGTCCGCTGCGCATCCGCGACGTCGGCCAGGCCGTCACAGGCCCCGAGGACGCCAAACAGGCGGCCTGGGCGAATGGCAAACGCGGCGTCTTCCTGGTGGTGTTCAAGCAACCCGGCGCGAACGTCATCGAAACCGTCGACAAGATCAAGGCGACCCTGCCCCGCCTCGTGGCGGCGATCCCGCCGGCGATCAAGATCGAGCTGATGAGCGACCGAACCCAGACCATTCGGGCCGCGGTCGAGGACGTCCAGTTCACGCTGCTCCTGACCATCTTCCTGGTGGTCATGGTCATCTTCATCTTCCTGCGCAGCTTCTGGGCGACGGTCATTCCGACGATCACGGTGCCCCTGGCGCTGCTCGGCGCCTGCTCGCTGATGTGGGTGTTCGGCTACACCCTGGATAACCTCTCCCTGATGGCGCTGACGATCGCGGTCGGCTTCGTGGTCGACGACGCCATCGTCATGCTCGAGAACATCTCCCGCTACGTCGAGGAAGGTGAAGCGCCGATGGCCGCCGCCTTCAGAGGCGCCAAGGAAATCGGTTTCACCATCGTTTCGATCAGTATCTCGCTGGTCGCCGTGCTGATCCCGCTGCTGCTGATGGGCGGCATCATCGGCCGTCTGTTCCGCGAGTTCGCCGTCGTGCTGGCGATGACCATCTTCGTCTCGATGATCGTCTCGCTGACGCTGACTCCGATGATGGCGTCGCGATTCCTGCGCGCCCACGGAGAGGTCCAGCACGGCCGCTTCTATCAGTGGAGCGAGCGCGCCTTTGACGCGATGCTGCGCGGCTATGAGCACATCCTCGACATCGCCCTGAGCTGGAAGCGCACGACGCTCCTCATCTTCTTCGCGACCCTTGCGCTGTCGGTCTACCTCTTCGTCTTGATCCCCAAAGGCTTCTTCCCGCAGCAGGACAACGGCCTGATCACTGCGACCTCGGAAGCTTCGCAGGACATTTCCTTCGCGGCCATGAAGGAACGGCAGGAGGCGCTGGCCAAGATCATACAGGCAGATCCCGCCGTTGCGAGCGTCGCCATGGCCATCGGCGGCAGCGGAAGGGCCGGCAACAACGGCAATCTGTTCATCACGTTGAAGCCCCGCAATGACCGCGACGCTTCGGCGCAGCAGGTCATTGGACGCCTCCGTCCTCAACTCGAGAAGGTGCCCGGCGCCCGGCTTTACATGCAGGCGGCCCAGGACGTCCGGCTCGGCGGCCGGCCCACCCGCACGCAGTTCGAATTCACGCTGCAGGATGCCGATCTCTCCGAGCTCAATGAATGGGCGCCGAAGATTCTCGCCAAGATGCAGACGCTGCCGGAGCTGCGTGACGTCGCGACCGACCAGCAGACCCAGGGCACTACGGTCCAGCTCAAGATCAACCGCGACACCGCCTCGCGCTACGGCATCCAGCCGCAGCTGATCGACGACACGCTCTACGATGCCTTCGGCCAGCGGCAGGTGACGCAGTATTTTACTCAGCTCAACACCTACAAGGTGATCCTGGAAATCCTGCCGGAGATGCAAGGCAACCTGGATTCGCTGAACAAGCTCTATCTGAAATCGCCGCTGACCGGCGATCAGGTGCCGCTATCGACGTTTGCGACCTGGACCACCGATCCGGTCCGTCCGCTCTCGATCAGCCACCAGGGCCAGTTTCCGGCGATCACGATCAGCTTCAACCTTGCCCCGGACATCGCGCTCGGCCAAGCGACGCAGGCGGTGCAGAAGGCGATGGCTGATCTCGGCGCGCCGGCGACGCTGAACTCGAGCTTCCAGGGCACCGCGCAGGCGTTCCAGCAATCGCTCGGCACCGTGCCGCTCCTGATTCTCGCCGCGCTGGTCGTGGTGTATCTGATCCTCGGCATCCTCTACGAGAGCTACATCCATCCGATCACGATTCTGTCGACCTTGCCCTCGGCCGGCGTCGGCGCGCTCGCGATCCTGATGGCGGCCGGTTTCGATTTCAGCCTGATCGCGTTGATCGGCATCATCCTCTTGATCGGCATCGTGAAGAAGAACGGCATCATGATGGTCGACTTCGCCATCGCGGCCGAGCGCGACGAGCACAAGACGCCGGAGGAATCGATCCGTCAGGCTGCGCTGCTCCGCTTCCGCCCGATCATGATGACGACGATGGCGGCATTGCTCGGCGGCGTGCCACTGATGCTGGGCCACGGCACCGGCGCCGAGATCCGCCAGCCGCTGGGCTACGCCATGGTCGGCGGCCTGATCGTCAGCCAGGCGCTCACGCTGTTCACCACGCCGGTGGTCTATCTCTATCTCGACAAGTTCTCGAACCTGTTCAAAGGCAGCTCGACCGAGAACGAAGGGCACGACACAGCCGGGCACCGCACCGTCAAGGAGGCCGCCGAGTAA
- a CDS encoding invasion associated locus B family protein gives MPMQSRLVALAAAAVLMSTGAASAQQGAKKNATPSATQPTPAPTQPQAEGAPGQSGWIVRCTSVSRDAPLECAMEQNAVLTKTGQTVVLINIRIAPDTRTPIALLQLPLGLNLPVGAKLQVDEGKTVDLQIQTCENRGCYASTSLAPDLLAALRSGKQLKVSFQNMAKETIAIPMPLGDFAAAYDKIK, from the coding sequence ATGCCCATGCAATCCAGACTTGTCGCTCTTGCCGCCGCCGCTGTCCTGATGTCGACGGGTGCCGCCTCTGCCCAGCAGGGCGCCAAGAAAAATGCGACTCCTTCGGCCACGCAGCCCACGCCCGCACCGACCCAGCCACAAGCCGAGGGTGCTCCCGGGCAATCCGGCTGGATCGTCCGCTGCACCAGCGTCAGCCGCGACGCACCGCTCGAATGCGCGATGGAGCAGAACGCGGTGCTGACCAAAACCGGTCAGACCGTCGTCCTGATCAACATCCGCATCGCGCCCGACACCCGCACGCCGATCGCATTGCTGCAGCTGCCGCTCGGCCTCAACCTGCCGGTCGGCGCAAAGCTCCAGGTCGATGAGGGCAAGACGGTCGATCTCCAGATCCAGACCTGCGAGAACCGCGGCTGCTACGCCTCGACATCGCTCGCGCCGGACCTGCTTGCTGCCTTGCGCTCGGGCAAGCAGTTGAAGGTCTCGTTCCAGAATATGGCGAAGGAGACGATCGCGATCCCGATGCCGCTCGGCGATTTCGCGGCAGCTTACGACAAGATCAAGTAG
- a CDS encoding arylsulfatase, whose product MSAGSGTPFRGTVGRTVAESKPWWPEAVKPPAGAPNILIVLFDDVGFSDFGCYGSSIKTPTIDRLAAEGLRYSGFHTTAMCSTTRAALLTGRNHHSVGVGCLANFDSGYPGYRGKIAREAGTLAEMLRVHGYRNYMVGKWHVTPLTESGATGPFDGWPLGRGFDRFYGFLDAETDQYAPELVSDNTHIDPPGTYADGYHLTEDLIDQAIRFIGDHHADRPDIPWLTWIALGACHAPHQAPADIIRRYDAQFAHGWDVERERRLARQKALGLVPQETRMPERNDGVKAWDDHSADERRVFTRLQAAFAGMLEHSDRHLARLVSFLETAGMRDDTVIIVMSDNGASQEGGPLGFVNAMGPFNFKPEPIAEKLARIDDIGGPDTHSNFPHGWAMASNTPLRRYKQNTHGGGIRDPFVITWPKRIAAKGELRHQFVHASDLTPTLLELIGIEAPTTIAGCPQMPLEGASFARSITDATAPSKASPQYFEMFGHRGLWQGGWKAVAYHPPGTPFDNDKWELFHLEKDFSETNDLAAKEPERLAQMIATWWDEAEKHNVLPLDDRFGPRFAENAARFHGARHHFVFHAGMGHVPTDVAPDVRSRSYTIEAHVEIDDAGASGVLISHGDATSGYSLYVRDGHLVHDLNIGGSHHIVRSDRKVPPDVRRLGVHVERLIRREPPAKGSRTGVTEYTLLIDGEPAGSLQTQLGFHTLISWSGLDIGRDRGSPVSHYEAPFEFEGRLLRVTVAMHNDQSLDGEAVGNAQMARQ is encoded by the coding sequence ATGAGCGCAGGCAGCGGCACGCCGTTCCGCGGGACCGTCGGCAGGACGGTTGCGGAGTCAAAACCCTGGTGGCCCGAGGCCGTGAAGCCGCCTGCGGGCGCGCCGAACATTCTCATCGTGCTGTTCGACGACGTCGGCTTCTCCGATTTCGGCTGCTATGGGTCTTCGATCAAAACGCCGACCATCGACCGGCTCGCCGCGGAAGGCTTGCGCTATTCCGGCTTCCACACCACCGCGATGTGCTCGACGACGCGCGCTGCATTGCTCACCGGGCGCAACCACCATTCGGTCGGTGTCGGGTGCCTTGCCAATTTCGATTCCGGCTACCCCGGCTATCGCGGCAAGATCGCTCGCGAGGCGGGGACGCTCGCCGAAATGCTGCGGGTCCACGGCTATCGCAACTACATGGTCGGCAAATGGCACGTCACGCCGCTGACCGAGAGCGGCGCCACCGGCCCGTTCGACGGCTGGCCTCTCGGCCGCGGCTTCGATCGCTTTTACGGCTTCCTCGACGCCGAGACCGACCAATATGCGCCCGAGCTTGTTTCCGACAACACGCATATCGATCCTCCGGGCACTTACGCCGATGGCTATCATCTGACCGAGGATCTGATCGATCAGGCCATCCGCTTCATCGGCGATCATCATGCCGATCGGCCCGATATTCCCTGGCTGACCTGGATCGCGCTGGGCGCCTGCCACGCGCCCCACCAGGCGCCGGCCGACATCATCCGACGCTACGATGCCCAATTCGCGCACGGCTGGGATGTCGAGCGTGAACGGCGGCTGGCGCGTCAGAAGGCGTTGGGGCTGGTGCCGCAGGAGACGCGAATGCCGGAGCGCAATGACGGCGTGAAGGCGTGGGACGATCATTCGGCCGACGAGCGGCGGGTATTCACCCGGTTGCAGGCGGCCTTTGCCGGCATGCTCGAACATTCCGACCGGCACCTTGCGCGTCTGGTCTCATTCCTCGAGACGGCTGGCATGCGCGACGACACCGTCATCATCGTGATGTCCGACAATGGTGCGAGCCAGGAGGGCGGACCGCTCGGCTTCGTCAACGCGATGGGGCCATTCAACTTCAAGCCGGAGCCGATCGCCGAGAAGCTCGCCCGCATCGACGACATCGGCGGGCCCGACACCCACAGCAATTTCCCGCATGGCTGGGCCATGGCCTCCAACACGCCGCTGCGCCGCTACAAGCAGAACACCCATGGCGGCGGCATTCGCGATCCCTTCGTCATCACCTGGCCGAAGCGCATTGCCGCCAAGGGCGAACTGCGCCACCAGTTCGTGCACGCCAGCGATCTGACGCCGACCCTGCTGGAATTGATCGGCATCGAGGCGCCCACCACGATCGCCGGGTGCCCGCAGATGCCGCTCGAAGGCGCGAGCTTTGCGCGCTCGATCACGGACGCGACCGCGCCCTCAAAGGCCTCGCCGCAATATTTCGAGATGTTCGGCCATCGCGGCCTCTGGCAGGGCGGCTGGAAGGCGGTTGCCTATCACCCGCCGGGCACGCCCTTCGACAACGACAAATGGGAGCTGTTCCATCTCGAGAAGGATTTCTCCGAGACCAACGATCTCGCGGCGAAAGAGCCGGAGCGGCTCGCGCAGATGATCGCGACATGGTGGGACGAGGCGGAGAAGCACAATGTGCTTCCGCTCGACGACCGCTTCGGGCCGCGCTTCGCCGAGAATGCGGCACGCTTCCACGGCGCTCGCCACCACTTCGTCTTTCACGCCGGCATGGGACACGTTCCGACCGACGTGGCGCCCGACGTTCGCAGCCGCAGCTACACGATCGAGGCGCATGTCGAGATCGACGACGCGGGTGCGAGCGGCGTGCTGATCTCGCATGGGGACGCGACGTCAGGCTACAGCCTTTACGTCAGGGACGGCCACCTCGTGCATGACCTCAACATCGGCGGCAGCCATCACATCGTGCGCTCCGACCGCAAGGTGCCACCGGACGTGCGGCGGCTCGGCGTTCACGTCGAGCGCCTGATCCGCAGGGAGCCGCCGGCCAAGGGCTCGCGCACCGGCGTCACCGAATACACGCTGCTGATCGACGGCGAGCCGGCCGGCTCGCTGCAGACCCAGCTCGGCTTCCACACCCTGATCTCGTGGTCCGGCCTCGATATCGGCCGCGACCGCGGCAGCCCGGTGTCGCATTACGAGGCGCCGTTCGAATTCGAGGGGCGACTGCTCCGCGTCACCGTCGCCATGCACAACGATCAGTCGCTCGACGGCGAGGCCGTCGGCAACGCCCAGATGGCGCGGCAGTAG
- a CDS encoding TetR/AcrR family transcriptional regulator gives MQARTRPSSEKPGSRDFDLPGVAPSRQKRSRETTLALLRAGADMLRTRSLGELSIEALCAEVDVTVGAFYSRFESKEAYFNALIALAARDGEQRLGEIRRPSADADLDKLCGIVVDGIIAWMREHEGVLRAALQHDDTRPDKWTPFKALAKTTTERATPLLLPAMGKGRTAAKTRAIAFGLQVVLGTLVNAILNDPGPLSLRSKEMETRLSGCLLLLLQAELGPSAWPPR, from the coding sequence ATGCAAGCACGAACGCGGCCCTCGTCCGAGAAGCCCGGCTCTCGCGATTTCGACCTGCCGGGCGTGGCGCCGTCACGCCAGAAACGCAGCCGCGAGACGACGCTGGCGCTGCTGCGGGCCGGCGCCGACATGCTGCGGACACGAAGCCTTGGCGAGCTCTCGATCGAGGCGCTCTGCGCCGAAGTCGATGTCACCGTCGGCGCCTTCTACAGCCGCTTCGAGAGCAAGGAGGCCTATTTCAACGCGCTGATCGCCCTGGCCGCGCGCGACGGCGAGCAGCGGCTCGGCGAGATCAGGCGCCCCTCCGCCGACGCCGATCTCGACAAGCTCTGCGGCATCGTCGTCGACGGCATCATCGCCTGGATGCGCGAGCATGAAGGCGTGCTCCGCGCCGCCCTCCAGCATGATGACACCCGTCCGGACAAATGGACACCGTTCAAGGCGCTGGCCAAGACCACGACCGAACGTGCCACCCCTCTCCTGCTCCCGGCCATGGGCAAGGGCCGCACGGCCGCCAAGACCCGCGCGATCGCGTTCGGCCTGCAGGTCGTGCTCGGCACGCTGGTGAACGCGATCCTCAACGACCCCGGACCGCTGTCGCTCCGATCGAAAGAGATGGAGACGCGGCTCTCGGGCTGCCTGCTGCTGCTGCTTCAGGCGGAGCTCGGTCCAAGCGCTTGGCCGCCCCGATAA
- a CDS encoding glutathione S-transferase family protein, with protein MLTVYGEGRGFRVVWLLEELGLAYRLRPIDLLAVEEDRDFLAINPAGFIPALQDGETIMVESIAILEYLLARYGSCSLSVAPDDPAFAPYLQFLHLGEAGLAGPMNAVLVGRQFAPEAEREARVTRWADETFQSRLGLVIRRLADCPYLAGDRFTAADISVSYALLLGLRTGNYVPGPAERDYLVRTTARPAYARAMENCPATKVWAARSPGL; from the coding sequence ATGCTGACTGTCTATGGCGAAGGTCGTGGCTTTCGTGTTGTTTGGCTGCTGGAGGAGTTGGGATTGGCTTACCGGCTGCGCCCGATCGATCTGCTCGCCGTCGAGGAAGATCGCGATTTCCTTGCGATCAACCCCGCCGGATTCATTCCCGCGCTCCAGGATGGCGAGACGATCATGGTCGAATCCATCGCCATTCTCGAGTACCTGCTCGCCCGCTACGGCTCGTGTTCGCTTAGCGTCGCCCCTGATGATCCCGCCTTCGCCCCTTATTTGCAATTCCTCCATCTGGGCGAGGCCGGGCTCGCCGGGCCGATGAACGCCGTCTTGGTCGGCCGTCAATTCGCGCCTGAAGCCGAGCGAGAGGCCCGCGTGACCCGCTGGGCCGACGAGACCTTTCAGAGCCGGCTGGGTTTGGTGATCCGGCGCCTCGCGGATTGCCCCTATCTGGCCGGCGACCGGTTCACCGCTGCCGATATCTCGGTGAGCTATGCCCTGCTGCTCGGCCTGCGAACCGGCAACTACGTTCCCGGGCCTGCGGAGCGGGACTATCTTGTCCGCACGACGGCTCGCCCTGCCTATGCCCGAGCGATGGAGAACTGCCCGGCCACCAAGGTCTGGGCGGCGAGATCACCGGGACTGTAA